The window GCGCTCAAACTCCCGGCGGTGGAATTCGTCGACCTTGTCCCGCGCGGCGGTCATCGTCCCGACCCCCCTGTCCCAGAGCGCGGCGGCCCGGTCCATGTCCGTCCGCTCGGCCGGCGTCGTCTTGATGTCGGACGCGTAGATCGGGCGGACCGATAAGGCTTCCGCCGTCCCATCCGAAAGATCGTTCTCGGCTAAATAGAAAAACCTTCCGAAGAGCGCCGGGGGCATGTTCTTCTCCTCCAGCATCAGCGGCTGACCGGGCCCGATGAAGCTCGGACCCATGTAGTAGCCGTGGGTGAGATAGGGGATATGTCCCATGGCCTCGCTGAAATCTTGCCAGGCGGCGATGACCGGATCGGCCGCGTCCGGCCCGAAATCCCGTCGGGCGAGGCGGCGGATTTCTTCGGCGGGTGTCGCGGCCGAAGCCCAGCTTAACCGTCCCGCCAGTTCCTCGGGCCGCGAGCGGGAGAATCCGGTGATGTCGTAGGCGTAGATGATGGAATCCGGCGCCTGGGCTCGGATGATAGCCGCCCGCTCCCCCCAGCGCTGCAGGCAGGGAAGATAGGGAACGCCGTTCATTTCCAGGGAGACGGCCGTTTCCGTCTTACAACCGACCAAGAGCCCCCGCTTTCGGGCCGCTTCGGAGATGGCCTTGTATCGGTCGCTGGGGCCGAGGAAGTCGATGGAATAATCCCAGATGTTTTTGGCATAGCCGTTTTTCCGATAAAGGAAATCCTTGTCGATTTCGGGCACGATGGTGATGCCCGGATCGAGCTTGGCGATCAGGCCGAGCTGGAAAGGATCGCGGGACCAGACAAAGGCGGAATAGGGCCAGGCGAAAAAACGGGCCTCCGGCTTGACCCGGCGGACGGCCCGGAAGACCGCGTTGGTCAGATCGGCCACCACGTCCTCGGGCGCCCGGGCGGCGCAGCGCGGGCAGTCGGGCCCGTCCTTGCCGCTGCTCATGTAGCAATGGTAGAAACCCTCGCCGCCGATGATCGCCACCAAGCCGCCGAGCGAAGGCACGCGCCGGAAAATCTCGGCCCAGGACTCGGCGATGAAACGGAGGGTCTCGGGGTCGGAGGGACACAGGCAGCGGATGTCGGCGCCGCGCTGGGAGGCCCCGCGGGACTCCGGATGGGCCCGAAAAACGGGATGTCCGGAGGGAAGCTTGGGATTGTAGGCATTCAGATAGAGGCTGACGCCGGCCGATTGGGCCAGATCGGCCAGGCGCTTGAGCTCGGTGATATTCTTTTCCCAGTCGGGATTGCGGAGCTCGGGGTAAGTTCGGCCGTCGAGATAGTCGCCCAGCTGAACGAACGTGAACGTGGCATTGGCGCCGAAGCGGCTGAGCGCGGAGAATGTGTCCCGGCTGACCGGCCGATCGATCCGCAGGCCGCTGACCGTAAACGTCCCGTAGACTTCGCCGAACATGCGGATATCGTAGAGCGGCCGGTCGGAGAAGACGCCGGGTATGAGAGCCGGCGCGCCCCGCTCGATCAGCATTTCTTCGAGGCGGTAGACGCCGTAAAGCGCGCCCCGCCAAGAAGGGCTCTGGATTTCAATGCGGGCCGGGTCCAGTTTCAACGTATAGCGCTCGGATCCGATGCCGTTGCCGGGGCCGCCGCCTACTCGGAACAAAATCTCCCGGGTCCGCGGGCCTTCGGCCAGGACGACTCGTCCCGCGTCCCGGAAGAACGTCCGCAATTCCTCAACAGCAAAGGGCCCGGGCGGTTCGATCCGTCCTTCCGTGCGGACGCCCCAGCCGGAATCGATCAGGAATTCGTCCCGATCCGGAATCCAAGGTTTGGGCCGGAAAGTTTTCTGGTGGGGCGTGTGGATTTCGCGATAAAACGGGCTGGCCTTGGTCCGGGCGATCTTGCGGGCGAAGATTTCCCCGAGCGTTTCGCCGGAGAGAGAGGCGGGCATGCCGGACGCAACGGCTGTCCAGCCCATGATCAGGAGCGCTGCGAGCGCCGACAGGGCCCTCGCTCGCGCCCCGGCGGCGACCGTTTGGAAATTAGATTTGGAAATAGCCCAGGCTCCACGGAATGGCCATATATGATATTCTATTTTTCCAGACATTACAAAAAGGCGCGGTTTCCACCGGGGCCGGGCCTTGACAGCCTCGGAAATCGCAATCTATGATCCCTGACGGCGAGGCGAGGGAAAAATGGCAAACACAAGCTCTTTCGGCCGGCGGGATTGGATCATCGTTGTCTTGGGCTTGGCTTGTTTGGCCGGAGGCCTGTCCTCCGGCCAGGGCGGCGGAACCGGAACGCTGCTGCCGGACGGCCGCGAGTTCGTCTCCTGGGAGAGGCCGCTCCGATTCGACAAGACATATTACGTCGATAATCGGAATCCGCGCGCGGCCGATTCGAACCCCGGCACGGAAGAATCGCCGTTTCTGACCATCAACAAAGCGGCTCAGATTCTGCAGCCGGGCGAGCGCGTGGTCATCAGGACGGGGGTCTATCGCGAGCGCATCGATCCGGCGCGGGGAGGCACGGACGCCGATCATCTGATCGATTATGAGGCGGCTCCCGGTGCGAACGTCGTGGTCAAAGGCTCGCGTCTGGTCAAGGCCGGCTGGCGCGTCTCGTCCGGCTACAAGATCGACCCTCCCGAGCCCGCCCGCGCTCAAGTGAAGATCTACGAGCTCCGCTTGGACGACCTCGATTTCCAAGGCTATAACCCCTTCGGCATGGCCAGCATCATGCAGGACCGCGTCTACCTGATGCCCAAGCCGGAAGAGTTGTGGCGGCATCTGGTGCGCCGAGGCATGATCTTCGTGGACGGCCGGCGCCTGGCCCAAGTCGAGCTCTTCCGGGATCTGGGCGCCAAAGACGGCGCCTTCTGGTGCGAGCACGACGGGCTGACGATCCATGTCCGCCTCCCCGGCGACGCGGATCCCGTTCGCCACGAAGTGGAGCTCGCCATCCAGGAGCAGGTCTTCGCTCCCCGGACGCGCGGGCTCGGATTCATCCGGGTGAAAGGGCTGACTTTCGAGCACGCGGCCAACGGCTTTCCGGTCCCCCAGCGCGGCCTGGTCTCCTTGAGCCGCGGCCATCACTGGATCATCGAGGATTGCGTCCTGCGGCAGGCCAACGGCGTTGCGCTCGACATCGGCGCCCAGGATTGGGATATGGAAACGCCCGCGGTGGTCGGCCGTTCGATCGTGCGCCGCAATCACATCGACGGCGCGGGCGTGTGCGGGATTGCCGGGATGGCGGTGCAGGACACGCTCATCGAGTCCAACCTGATCGAGCATATTGGAGACCGGGACGTGGAGCTGGCCTGGGAGACGGGCGGGATCAAGCTGCACGCGGCCAAGAGCTGCCTGCTCCGCCGCAACGTCATCCGGCATACCCTCCACGCCGAGGCGATCTGGCTCGATTACGAAAACGCCAATACCCGCATTACCGGGAACGTGATGGGCGATACCCTTGAAACGCTCCGGGGCGGCATCTATCTCGAGGCCTCCCACGAGCCCAACATGATCGACGACAACCTCATCTGGAAGGCGACCGCGGGCGCGGGGGGGGGATCCTACAACATGCCGGGCCACGGCGGCTGGGGCATCACCGTGGACGGCAGCGACGAGACGGTCGTGGCTCACAACCTGATCGGCTGGACCCAGGACGCCGGCCTTAAATTCCGGGCCATCGAGGATCGGATCGTGAGCGGGCGGGGCGGCACGGCGCGACGAAGCAAGGTCTTGGCCAATATCTTCTTCCGCTGCGGCAAGGCCATCGATTTCGCCAACCTCGACAACACCGTCGACGGGAATCTCTACACCCGGGACTGGGGCGGTGTGCGTGACGAAACCCAATCGGTCGGCCGCGGGTTGATCTGGGTCCCCGACTCGGGGACGACCCTGCGGCTCGATCTCGACGCCTGGCGGAAGTATTTCGGTTTCGATAAAAACAGCGCCTACGCAGATATGGACATCGATGTCGACCTCGACGCCTTGACCATGACCTGGTCGGTTAAAGGCGCGGTGCCGCGCGCTCCGGCCGGGACGCATTTCCTATTGGATCTCGTCGGCCAGGCCGCAGAGCCGGTGCGGCCGCCCGGGCCGCTGGCCCGCGTGCCGGATGCGCCGACCAAGGTGAGCATCGACCCCCGACGCTAGGCCTTTGCTTCCGGCGTAGCGCTTTCATCCTTCTTGGCGAGCTCCTCCTCGACCGCTGCTTGCTTCGCCTCGATCATGTGTTTATCAGGCAGTCGATTCGTCGTCCGGCCGGGGATGGCCGGCGCAGCGGCGGGCACCGGCTGCGCTTTACGTGATCCGAAAGTCAGCGCATAAGCCCATGTAAATT is drawn from Candidatus Aminicenantes bacterium and contains these coding sequences:
- a CDS encoding right-handed parallel beta-helix repeat-containing protein; the protein is MANTSSFGRRDWIIVVLGLACLAGGLSSGQGGGTGTLLPDGREFVSWERPLRFDKTYYVDNRNPRAADSNPGTEESPFLTINKAAQILQPGERVVIRTGVYRERIDPARGGTDADHLIDYEAAPGANVVVKGSRLVKAGWRVSSGYKIDPPEPARAQVKIYELRLDDLDFQGYNPFGMASIMQDRVYLMPKPEELWRHLVRRGMIFVDGRRLAQVELFRDLGAKDGAFWCEHDGLTIHVRLPGDADPVRHEVELAIQEQVFAPRTRGLGFIRVKGLTFEHAANGFPVPQRGLVSLSRGHHWIIEDCVLRQANGVALDIGAQDWDMETPAVVGRSIVRRNHIDGAGVCGIAGMAVQDTLIESNLIEHIGDRDVELAWETGGIKLHAAKSCLLRRNVIRHTLHAEAIWLDYENANTRITGNVMGDTLETLRGGIYLEASHEPNMIDDNLIWKATAGAGGGSYNMPGHGGWGITVDGSDETVVAHNLIGWTQDAGLKFRAIEDRIVSGRGGTARRSKVLANIFFRCGKAIDFANLDNTVDGNLYTRDWGGVRDETQSVGRGLIWVPDSGTTLRLDLDAWRKYFGFDKNSAYADMDIDVDLDALTMTWSVKGAVPRAPAGTHFLLDLVGQAAEPVRPPGPLARVPDAPTKVSIDPRR